The genomic stretch CAGCTGAAGTTGGGGAAGTGGGAACGGTCTGTGACTGTATGTGATTGAAAGGCATCTGAGTAACATAAGGGACTGCCCCCGACCAATCGCGGATGCCGTCGGATACCGGGTCATGATCTGATGGTGGGAGAGGTAACACCCGGTGTAGTGGTCGGAGACCCGCTGACAAGACCAGCGTTTCTGCTGAACAGGAAATGATCAGTGAATCCTTTTCACGGTCAAGGAATGGTCTCTCTTCAGGTTCACAGACTTGTAGTGTGTATCTACGTGCCATTCCCTATTTGCTCCTCTGCTGCAGGCAGAGCTGCCGTTGGTAAATCCTCAGTAACTGTTGACCGGACTGGCCTTCCGATTCCCTCAATTGATATGAGAAAACCCCTGTCCCCCGTGCTCTACGACACCCTACTTCAGATACAAACCACGGCACTGTATTCTTCTTGATAAGCACCGATCCCCACATCGTATCACGTCTCGGACCGACCAGGTCAGCTCAACAGAGGACGCCTTTACAACGGCTTTTCACTTCTGTATGCCACTGACAAGCCcaaaaaaaacctaatagCCCAAGATGGTGTCCTTCAGCCAGATGCAATCGTCAAATACACGTATCATAGAGGTGCTCCCTGCAGGTCTCGTAGCTGTGTTTGTCGGCGGGACGAGTGGCATAGGGGAGACAACCATGAAGCAGCTCGCCAAGAACACCGTCGAGCCTCGCATCTACCTCGTGGGCCGGTCTAGAGAGGCTGCCACTCGAATCGTGGCCGAACTTCACGACCTAAACCCAGCAGGGGAATACCACTTCATCCAGGCCGATGTATCGCTTCTGCACGCCGTGGACTGGGTCTGTCGTGAGATACAGGCCAGGGAATCCGTCGTCAATCTTTTGTTTCTAACGCCAGGGGTCGTGTCGACGAGTCAGGGTAGCGGTAAGTCTTGACGCGGTATCTCGAGCTCGTTCTAGATGGCTTTTGGAGGCTGACTGCTTGATCCCAGATACGATCGAGTCCCTGTACTACCCCATGGCAGTGACCTATTACTCCCGGATTAGGTTTATCGTAAACCTGCTCCCACTTCTTCAGAAAGCCTCCCATCTCCGGAGAGTCGTCACTGTGTTTGGCGCCGGCAAGGAGAGCCTTCTAGATGGCGATGACTTCCCCCTGTTTCCAGGGAGGTACCACCAGGCCGGGCCCCTGCAAACGACAGACCACGGCAGCCTCAGCACAATGATGACACTGGCACTGGAATCTCTGGCCCTGGAAGCGCCCAACATCAGCTTTGTCCATTCCTTTCCCGGCTTTGTCAAAGGTTCGTCCACCAACAGCAGTCCCAAGACCGGCGGAGTCATCCGCGCTGTATTCAAAGTCGTCGGAGCGCTCCCTCTTTTCGAAGCTGGGGAGAGGCATCTATTCTTGGCCACAAGCGCACGATTTCCGGCAAGAGACGGGGTACATTCGAGGATACCGACAGCGGGCGTCGGGCTCGGAAAAGGGGTTTCGGTCGCTAGAGGGACTGACGCGAGGGACGGTAGCGGGGTCTATTCTGTTAATTTCGATGGGGAGTCAGTGGCGTTCAAGGTGCAGGATACACTTCAGCAGCTGAGAGACAGAGATATGGTCAGAAGAGTGTGGCAACATACGATCAAGGAGTTTACCAGGGTCACCGGGTCAGCATTCGTGTAGTTGCTCCCGTGGATTACCAATACCCACCACGCAACctggaaggggtggggatgggacTCCAAGGCACAGACGGGACCATCATGTTCCACCGGGCCCCTGTAACAGCCTTCACCCAGCTCAAGCTGGCACTTGAAAACAGGAGAATACTGGAAGGGAAACAAGAGTTGAAATATGGGTTAGGGATTCCCGAGTTAATATATCTTTGTAATTCGAAGCCAGAGACGAGAACCATTCTTTTGGGCGGTATTTAAGTGCTACCTCACATGTACCTTGGCAATTGCAGGAGCGTTTTGTGTTCCACCATGCCCCAAGGACAGGACTACCTACATGGTACCTGAGGTAGGGTACCTTACGCTGAGACACCTAATCCAGGTGCACTCGTAGCCAGCTGGCGCTTGAACATTGTAGTTGCCTGGGTCCATCATATCTTTGCCTTCCGTCATAGAATAACACTCCCCAACCAGACAGCTGACTGCGCCCTAATAAGTGTTCATGCAACGAGACACCATTCGAAATGCCTAGCGACctgctccttcctcccatGCCAAATCATTTCAGAGGCAGGCCCGTGACGCGATTTCTTGTTAGGCTATCCCGTGGTAGCCCATCCTGAACCAACGTTTTCCAACCTTCACCAATCCTACTAATTCCCTATGGTTCAACCACACATTTTGCATCCGCATTACCATCCTATACACTATCGAACACGAGGTGGAAGCTGATGCCATCAAGCTCTCGTACGAATAATATatcagccacagcagcagaaaaCATGACCTCACTATCTGCTGTCATTGTTCGACCGGACCCAGATGCCGGACTGTCCGAATTCGAAAGAGCTGCCTTGGTATGTATTGAGCTCTCGATGATGCAAGTTTCGAGGTGTATTTGGCTGCTAACCACCGTGTTTTGCTGCTTCAGGACCGCAAATTGGTCCGTCGCCTagacctcgtcctcctgcCGTGGCTCTGTTTCCTCTACCTTCTTGCCTTTTTGGACCGCACCAACATTGGAAATGCCAAGATTGACAACATGACGAACGATATTATCATGTCTAACCTCGGTTACAGTGCTACATTGATGATCTTTTTTGTGGCATACTCGGCTTTCGAGCCCGTTGCAAATGTTCTGCTCAAGCGGATGCGTCCCTCAATATTCTTGCCCCTGATCATGTAAGCATGAGCCTTCATTGGTTAGGTCTCGAGATCTGAACAAGATTTTGACCGTGCATGTAGGGTCGGCTGGGGTGGTTGCATGACCGCCATGGGCCTTGTGAAGAACTGGAGCGGGCTCATGGCAGCTCGATTCTTCTTGGGCGTTTTTGAGTCGGGGTTGTTTCCCGGTGTCAATTACTTCATCTCCTGTTGGTATCGGCGGGATGAGTTTGCTCTACGTGCTGTGAGTAGTccccttcatctccatcGCCCAATGGAGCGCATAAAACCTGACGAACCGTTGTGACCCAGgcgcttttcttttcattcgccgccctcgccgggTCGTTTGGCGGTCTCCTCGCGGCGGCGATTTCAACGATGGACGGTATCGGCGGCTTCGCTGGCTGGCGCTGGATCTTCATCCTCGAAGGTGCCCTCACCATTGTTGTTGCCATCGCCTCATTTTGGATGGTGCAGGACTTTCCTGACACGGCAGAGTTTCTCTCGGAAGCCGATCAAGAGCGCGTCCTCCGCAGGCTGAACCGGGACAAGCAAAGCTCGGCCCATCACGAAAACTTCAAGATGCTCTACGTTTGGCAAGCCCTCAAGGACACGAAGACCTACCTTGCTATGGTGGTGTACATGGGCCCCATGATGCCGCTTTATAGTCTCAGTCTGTTCCTCCCTACGATTATCTCGAACCTATCATTTACCGACCCTTCCCAGATCATCAAGAACCAGCTGCTCAGCGTCCCACCTTATGCTGTTGCAGCTTTGGTGACTACTGTGGTCAGCGTGTTCAGCGATAGACACCGCAAACGCGGTATTTACAACATGGCCCTCGCCTGCGTTGGCATCTTTGGCTTCATCCTCCTTGTTGCCTCCTCCAATCCAATTGTTCAGTACCTGGGGGCCTGTTTTGGCGCTGTCGGCATCTATGCTAGCATACCACTCACCATTGCGTGGGTGGCCAACAACACGGAGGGATCCTACAAACGCGGCATTGTTTTGGGATTGGTGATCGGGTGGGGAAACCTCAACGGACTTGTATCTTGTAATCTGTGGTTCGGTGCTCCACGTTTCCTTGCCGGCCACATTACCGTGATCGCGTATATGGCACTGTTTCTGGGTGGTGGAAGCTACATACTCTGCCGGTATTTGTACTTTCAGAATCTCGACCGAAAGCAGGGACTCCTTGATCATCGCCTGACGGGTTTGACGAAGGCGGAGATTGGGGATTTGGGTGACGCCAACCCGGAGTTCCTGTACACTTTGTAGAGAGACTGTCTGACTTTATCCTAAGGGATCAACATTTATAGCACCTTAATGGGATTTTACAGGGCTAGGGAGGATCAATGAGTGTGCGAAAGATGATTCTTTTACATTGTATCACTTACGACCTTCTAGAGACCATGGAATCAATTGTTTGTCTAGAGATCAGAGGATTCCGGCAAAGCGGTGGATTACGCAGCACTGTGCCTTAGACCTGCCGATGCTTGCCCTTCACCAAGGACCGTGTCTTCCTTTTCGCCATGTCAAGACGATGATGACAAAAGGGGATAAGGATCGGCTGCTCAGGACCCCGATATTAAGTTTAACGTATGCCAGGGGAATCCGTTTCTGTGCTGCTCGGTTGGGTTGCTTCTAAATTTGCCGCTGCGCTGCAACCCTCTCTTCCAGcccgttggtgttgatgcaCGTCAGCGCCCACCTGGTAGACACCGTCGGGTTCAGTCGTCTGCTTCTCTGGTTTTTGCGTATACTCAAGATGGCTACATGCCGTGGTACTAGGAAGATTCGCGTGCTTTGCTTGGCACCGCAGCTTGATCGGCATTCATGTCATGAATCTTTTCATCTCTTGAAAAAAGAAAGCTTGTGGGGTTCGAGTTGAGGTGACGTTAGCCCTCAGAAATGCAATTGCTTGATGTTTCCGTCGTACATCATTAAACCTTCAGGCGACTGAGCTTCAACCGATGCTTTCTACTACTCGTCGTAAATTTAGACAGTCGGGTCCAGATCGGCGGGTAGAGGTGCACTGGAGTGACATAAATGGCCTGGGACTTCTCCAGATTTAATAACTCTGGTGCCAGCGAGCTGGACCAACCGCTTACCCAATGGAACCTGCCTCGGTTGCGCCTCCGACTTGCCGAAAGTGAGCTATACAGAGCTCCGTCGAGCCATTCAGGAGAGCTCAACCTGATCTACACATCTGCCGGCAGATATTTCTGCGCGCGTTTCTCCTGAAGATCAACCAAGAGTGAGCGGTGGCGTCAGCAAACCGCAAGCACACCTCACCTGACTCTCTTGGCCACTCACTGAGTTTGAATTTGTGGTACAGTAGGCAAACAAGCTGGAATCTGAGTGCAAAAAGACCTCGGAAGGATCCATTGCATGTAGTAGCAGTTCGAATAAGGTGACATACCACACAAACAACTGGGCTTGTCCCACGATCTCACCTTTCATTTATGACGCcgcacacccacacccacacgcCGTTCAAACTCAATTGAAGACTGTAGCACCTCCAACTGTTCTGGTTAGGTGGTAGGTAAGGTATTGAGGGATGGTGTATATAAATggcttcccctcccctcccgcgTTTAACTTTCTTTGGCGAGTTGATCGAGCTGTGAGGCTCCCTTTTTGTACATACCTTGCATACATTCATTCAGGTTCTCGTGAAGGAAGTCGAACACCGCGACGATATCACGGGCTTCCACTAACACAGAACATCAAACCATGTTTCCTTGATTCGTTCCGGATTTCATTTCACCAATTCTGCATATTTCTCATCGTCGGCGTCTATTGGGCATTGCAAGTTCTCTTTTTCCAAGTTGTAGGTTGGCTTCGACAACTGCGTGACATTTTCCCTAGACTGACCCACACCTCTCATCAAGATCTTTTTCAATTCCACCACCTGAAGTTGCTCCCAAGCACCAGTGGCATTGACTTCGCGCTCGAAAATATCCTCTATCTCGTCGATCTCGCCGTTTCTCCTTGTCCCAAACGACATGTTTTaacacaaacaacaaccgTCTCGATTAGAGTTTCTTCTTTCTATTTTTGTTACTGAAGATACCCGTCCTTTTCTTTCGTCCGATCCGAAGATGCCCGTCATCCCGTTTTTTCTAGCCAACACCACGACCATCGACTCGGTCCGCCCCCTGTTGATTTTGACCGAGGAACAAACTGATCTTTTGGTGACGATCGAGCGGGCGCTGGGGTCTGTCTCTCTGGCTGCCGTCACGCTAGTTTTCGTGGCCTTTGCTTTGTTCCGTTCTCTTCGGACGGTTCCAAATTGCCTTTTGGTGTGCTCGTCAGTCGCGAATGTATTCTCATCGGTGGCTACCCTTATGACTCAGGATGGCCTAAGAACGGCTATTCAGAATGGGGACAAGGGGTTGTGCAACGCGCAGGGATTTCTGTTTCAGATGTGAGTTTGCCTGTTGTCTTGAGTACTGGTCGGGTAGGCAGGTGGACACTATCCGTAGGGACTAATCAATGGACTTGAACAGGTTCTTGCAGTCCAATCCCTGGTGGTCGTTTGCTATGGCTTTCAACGTGCTGATTGTATTTCGATATGGTGCCGACCCGGGACACTTtaagaggtggtggtgggtataCTGCTCGATCTGTTATGGTGGACCAGGAATTTCTGCCGGTATTTTGCTCGCCCTGGGCTACTATGGCAATGCTAGGGTAGGTTGGATCGCTCTGATCCAGTCCAACGAAGCTGACAAACAATCAGATATGGTGCTGGATTGATCCCTCACATCAAATGCTACGGATCTACACCCAGTACCTCCCAGTCTGGATCTGCATCTTGGGCACTCTCCTGATCTACCTAGGTCTTGGGATCCATATAATTCGATCCCGAAACGATGTTGACACGAAGTTTCCTCTGAGAGCAAGCCCCGAACACCCAcccatcctccaacccaTACCGCGCGACAGGAAGTCCTTTTTGTCATTGAGCGACTGGCCTCTGTCCCCATTTACTAGTAGCGCCCTGTTTCCAGAATCGCCCGACGGTACTCACCCCCTCGCGCCGATGCCTATGACTGTCACTCGTGCGCAGTCTAGCCACACCCGCAAGAGCCGGTCTATACACACCCGCCCAAGCCGATCGATCCGAACCCAACACCGCCGGTCTACAAGAGCTGCCCTACCAACCAGAGTAGTCAGTGCACCGTCGAAACGAAGCTCAGGTTACATGCGTGCTTTTGGGCTCAACCCCCGCCgagctccctcccctcctccaactcttGGTGAACAAGACGGAACCTTGGAACCTCGAAGGGCCGAACCTCAAAGTGTGAACGGCTTTAGGGAGATCATAAGCGCATTTACCATCGACGACCCAGTCAAACGGTCATATCTACTGACTGCGGGCCTCTCCGCCTTTGCAATTCTGGCCACATGGATACCAAGCAGCATCTTTCACGTCAACCAGATTCTTCATG from Podospora pseudopauciseta strain CBS 411.78 chromosome 3, whole genome shotgun sequence encodes the following:
- a CDS encoding hypothetical protein (COG:Q; EggNog:ENOG503Q4WU; antiSMASH:Cluster_1), with the translated sequence MVSFSQMQSSNTRIIEVLPAGLVAVFVGGTSGIGETTMKQLAKNTVEPRIYLVGRSREAATRIVAELHDLNPAGEYHFIQADVSLLHAVDWVCREIQARESVVNLLFLTPGVVSTSQGSDTIESLYYPMAVTYYSRIRFIVNLLPLLQKASHLRRVVTVFGAGKESLLDGDDFPLFPGRYHQAGPLQTTDHGSLSTMMTLALESLALEAPNISFVHSFPGFVKGSSTNSSPKTGGVIRAVFKVVGALPLFEAGERHLFLATSARFPARDGVHSRIPTAGVGLGKGVSVARGTDARDGSGVYSVNFDGESVAFKVQDTLQQLRDRDMVRRVWQHTIKEFTRVTGSAFV
- a CDS encoding hypothetical protein (SMCOG1106:major facilitator transporter; antiSMASH:Cluster_1; COG:G; EggNog:ENOG503NU7U) → MPSSSRTNNISATAAENMTSLSAVIVRPDPDAGLSEFERAALDRKLVRRLDLVLLPWLCFLYLLAFLDRTNIGNAKIDNMTNDIIMSNLGYSATLMIFFVAYSAFEPVANVLLKRMRPSIFLPLIMVGWGGCMTAMGLVKNWSGLMAARFFLGVFESGLFPGVNYFISCWYRRDEFALRAALFFSFAALAGSFGGLLAAAISTMDGIGGFAGWRWIFILEGALTIVVAIASFWMVQDFPDTAEFLSEADQERVLRRLNRDKQSSAHHENFKMLYVWQALKDTKTYLAMVVYMGPMMPLYSLSLFLPTIISNLSFTDPSQIIKNQLLSVPPYAVAALVTTVVSVFSDRHRKRGIYNMALACVGIFGFILLVASSNPIVQYLGACFGAVGIYASIPLTIAWVANNTEGSYKRGIVLGLVIGWGNLNGLVSCNLWFGAPRFLAGHITVIAYMALFLGGGSYILCRYLYFQNLDRKQGLLDHRLTGLTKAEIGDLGDANPEFLYTL
- a CDS encoding hypothetical protein (COG:S; EggNog:ENOG503Q4Q8; antiSMASH:Cluster_1), translated to MPVIPFFLANTTTIDSVRPLLILTEEQTDLLVTIERALGSVSLAAVTLVFVAFALFRSLRTVPNCLLVCSSVANVFSSVATLMTQDGLRTAIQNGDKGLCNAQGFLFQMFLQSNPWWSFAMAFNVLIVFRYGADPGHFKRWWWVYCSICYGGPGISAGILLALGYYGNARIWCWIDPSHQMLRIYTQYLPVWICILGTLLIYLGLGIHIIRSRNDVDTKFPLRASPEHPPILQPIPRDRKSFLSLSDWPLSPFTSSALFPESPDGTHPLAPMPMTVTRAQSSHTRKSRSIHTRPSRSIRTQHRRSTRAALPTRVVSAPSKRSSGYMRAFGLNPRRAPSPPPTLGEQDGTLEPRRAEPQSVNGFREIISAFTIDDPVKRSYLLTAGLSAFAILATWIPSSIFHVNQILHGGTNFPAYVASTAALSIQGVWNFLIFFLINRRTCVSCVRDRLSTPQQSRMSASLDHGQRSRPLTTVHVGTQTELNRDIIGLAESADIAIETKSIKTLPEATEIYKNDDILTHPLPSREKDAQGPASTTNLAATMTTPPTAHLKPQPSKRSLRPIGPVLKEKLSSSNMRRDLTVRIPWRSPSRTSNWSLSTTGRNKKDEEGSRESESSQRSYSWDFLDIGLENRGNILAAISSRGTPTGSGGSPITLHSRASAVMGHSRGVSSPC